The nucleotide sequence CGTCCACATTTTTTGGCGGCACGATCTGGCCGAAATGAATGTTGAACCCATGCCCCCAGGCGAGAGCCATGCCTTTGCTCAAATTTGGTTCGATGTCTTTTTCATACATGGCCCTTTGTTTGTCATCAGGAATCAGGATCATGAGGATATCGGCGGCTTTGGTCGCTTCTGGCACGGTCATCACGTTCAAGCCGTCCTTTTTGGCCCGGTCCCAAAATGCGCTGTCTTTTCTCAACCCGACCACGACTTTGATGCCGCTGTCGTGAAGGTTGCGGGCGTGGGCGTGCCCCTGACTGCCATAGCCTATAATAGCTATTGTTTTATCCTGGATGTGCTTCAGGTCCGCCTGCTTTTCATAATAAATGTTCGTCAATTTTTTTTCCTTTTCGCAAAATTTTAGTTAATTGATTTGGTGCCACGGCTGATGGCAATTCTACCTGACCGGACCACTTCCTGGATTCCCAACGGTTGAAGAAGTTCCATGAAACCGTTTAATTTAGATTCGTTTCCTGTAATTTCAATCGTATAGGTATGGGCGCTAACATCCACTACTTTAGCCCGAAAAATTTCTACAATTCTTAAAATTTCTTCCCGAACACGGGGTTCAGCATTCATTTTAACCAGAATCAATTCACGGTCGACAAAACTTTCTTCAGTAAGGTCCACCACTTTGATAACATCAATGAGTTTGTTCAATTGCTTGGTGATTTGTTCTACTTTTGCTTCGTCTCCACGTGTGACGATGGTCATTCGCGAAACGTTAGAATCATTGGTCTCGGCAACATTCAAGCTTTCGATATTGAAACCCCGGCCACTGAATAAACCGGAAATTCTGGATAGAACTCCAAATCGGTTGACGACTAGAACAGAAATTGTGTGTTGCATATGTTTTATGAGTGGAGGGGATTCATGGCTGAACCCCCGGAGTTAATAAGCTTAAACAAATGAACGGGTTCCACTACTAATAGCCCCAATATTTTACTATAGATTGTGACGCCCCCGTTGTCAACGTGCCCTGTAAATTTAACATTAAAGGCCGATCAAGTGGAAAACTCACAAATTGCCAATATGATTCGCAAAATCAAACGCGCATCGGTTCATTGGAAAACACCTGTGGTGACCGAAATCAGTTGGAAAAATGACCCTTTTCGGGTACTCATCAGCTGCATCCTCAGTTTACGAACTCGTGACGAAGTGACGGGTGTCGCCTCGGAACGGCTGTTTGCATTGGCGGACAGCCCACAAAAACTGGTGGCCTTGCAAAAAGATGTCATCGAAAAAGCCATTTATCCCGCCGCCTTTTACCGCAAGAAGGCCGAGACTCTCACTAATTTGTGCCGGGAGCTGATCAGTCGCTATGATGGCGCGGTTCCCGCTACCCTGAATGAACTCCTGTCATTTAAAGGAGTGGGAAGAAAAACGGCCAATTTGACCCTGACCCTGGGCCACGGCAAACTGGGCATCTGTGTTGACACGCATGTCCACCGGATATCGAACCGCTGGGGTTATGTGGCAACAAAAAACGCAGACGCGACGGAAATGGCTTTAAGGCAAAAACTTCCCAAGAAATACTGGATTGAGTTTAACGATCTCCTGGTTTCCTTTGGGCAAAACTGTTGCAAGCCCCTTTCACCTTTATGCAGTCAATGCTGCGTGTCTGAACAATGTGAAAAAATCGGGGTCGGCAAGCATCGTTGATGGACCGGGAAATATTTTTTAGAAAGTATTTTCCTCCCCATTTTCAAGGGGTATCAATCAATCTCAATAACACTTTTCTGAATTTCAATCAGCTCCTTAACGCCTTTGTCCGCCAGAGAGAGTAAGGACGCTAATTGTTCGTTATTGAAAGGCTCTCTTTCTGCCGTTCCCTGGATCTCGACAAATCCGCCGGAACCCGTTTTCACAATATTCAAATCCACACCGGCGGTGGAGTCTTCACTGTAATCCAGGTCCAGAATGTTGTTGCCCTCGGCGATGCCCACGCTGATGGCCGCAACGTAATCCCTGATCGGGATCGTTTTAATTATATTATCATTTTTAAGCTTTTTAAGAGCCAGGGCAAGAGCGATAAAAGCTCCGGTGATGGAAGCACACCGGGTTCCCCCATCCGCTTGAATCACATCGCAGTCGATCCAGACGGTTCGTTCGCCCAACTGATCCATATCCACCACGGTTCGCAGGGAACGGCCTATCAAGCGTTGAATTTCCTGAGTTCTTCCTGATAATTTTCCCTTGCTGGCTTCGCGTTGCGTTCGTGTGTGCGTGGAACTGGGCATCATGGAATACTCAGCGGTGACCCAACCGGTTTTTTTGTCTCTCAAAAAGGGAGGAACCTTATTTTCCACGGTGGCTGAACAGCTGACCTTTGTGTTCCCCACCTCAATAAGTACGGACCCTGCCGGATAAATAATAAAATCCTTGATGATTTTAATCTTTCTCATTTCGTTATTTGCCCGACCTTCGTTTCTTGCCATATTTGTTCCCCAATAGTTCGCGTTGCAGATAATTTAGAAAAAATGGTAAAATTATAGAACCTAAATCCAAGTTGGCTAAAATAACAACAATTTTCTCTTTAATCAACCTTAGGGGGTAATTTCACCTAAATTTAATACCGATTGTTAAATTTTATTAAAAGGGGTTGATATAACTGCTTTTAT is from Nitrospinota bacterium and encodes:
- a CDS encoding endonuclease III, with the protein product MENSQIANMIRKIKRASVHWKTPVVTEISWKNDPFRVLISCILSLRTRDEVTGVASERLFALADSPQKLVALQKDVIEKAIYPAAFYRKKAETLTNLCRELISRYDGAVPATLNELLSFKGVGRKTANLTLTLGHGKLGICVDTHVHRISNRWGYVATKNADATEMALRQKLPKKYWIEFNDLLVSFGQNCCKPLSPLCSQCCVSEQCEKIGVGKHR
- the ilvN gene encoding acetolactate synthase small subunit; the protein is MQHTISVLVVNRFGVLSRISGLFSGRGFNIESLNVAETNDSNVSRMTIVTRGDEAKVEQITKQLNKLIDVIKVVDLTEESFVDRELILVKMNAEPRVREEILRIVEIFRAKVVDVSAHTYTIEITGNESKLNGFMELLQPLGIQEVVRSGRIAISRGTKSIN
- the rph gene encoding ribonuclease PH, whose amino-acid sequence is MARNEGRANNEMRKIKIIKDFIIYPAGSVLIEVGNTKVSCSATVENKVPPFLRDKKTGWVTAEYSMMPSSTHTRTQREASKGKLSGRTQEIQRLIGRSLRTVVDMDQLGERTVWIDCDVIQADGGTRCASITGAFIALALALKKLKNDNIIKTIPIRDYVAAISVGIAEGNNILDLDYSEDSTAGVDLNIVKTGSGGFVEIQGTAEREPFNNEQLASLLSLADKGVKELIEIQKSVIEID